The Prinia subflava isolate CZ2003 ecotype Zambia chromosome 5, Cam_Psub_1.2, whole genome shotgun sequence genome window below encodes:
- the GON7 gene encoding EKC/KEOPS complex subunit GON7: MAEPEPGLGRDLVAELRGRDGRTRTVRVPYPAAEEGEAAQLRGLRGALSELQERVVELLAPLVQEERAAADGAPRGGGGDDDDYDDDEEDEGEDENNVDAAASGDDPPLKRTKVQQP, encoded by the exons ATGGCGGAGCCGGAGCCGGGCCTGGGGCGGGATCTGGTGGCGGAGCTGCGGGGCCGCGACGGGCGGACGCGGACGGTGCGGGTGCCGTACCCGGCGGCGGAGGAGGGCGAGGCCGCCCAGCTGCGCGGGCTCCGGGGGGCCCTGAGCGAGCTGCAGGAGCGGGTGGTGGAGCTGCTGGCGccgctggtgcaggaggagcgGGCGGCGGCGGACGGCGCGCCGCGCG GTGGTGGCGGGGATGACGACGACTACGATGACGACGAGGAGGATGAAGGTGAAGACGAAAACAACGTGGACGCGGCGGCGAGCGGCGATGACCCTCCCCTGAAGAGGACCAAGGTGCAGCAGCCGTGA
- the UBR7 gene encoding putative E3 ubiquitin-protein ligase UBR7 — MEAAAPEGAEPGSGGSGAEEPVVSLAEVLAENEELEKEARAVLGGSDHERCSYSQGAVKRQALYACSTCTPPGAEPAGICLACSYECHGTHRLFELYTKRNFRCDCGNSKFKNLQCKLLPEKGKVNPGNKYNDNFYGLYCTCKRPYPDPEDEIPDEMIQCIVCEDWFHGRHLGAVPPESGDFHEMVCQACMKRCHFLWAYAPQLAVPPLTKASSLEDEGIVLKVEESEEQKKEIKKESGVEHHDTKEEKQSEQFNEPSTSSGSACPEVVTKSEEPVCKLKELQSKPFVKKDTATFWPSNWRSKLCTCEDCLKMYSDLEVQFLTDECDTVLAYENKGTSDQETERRDPLMDTLNSMNRVQQVELICEYNDLKTELTDYLRRFADEGTVVKREDIQHFFEEFQSRKRRRTNRMQYYCS; from the exons ATGGAGGCGGCGGCTCCGGAGGGCGCCGAGCCGGGaagcggcgggagcggcgcggagGAACCCGTCGTGTCCCTGGCGGAGGTGCTGGCGGAGAAcgaggagctggagaaggaagcGAGGGCCGTGCTGGGGGGCAGCGACCACGAGCGCTGCAGTTACTCACAG GGCGCGGTGAAGCGGCAGGCGCTGTACgcctgcagcacctgcacgCCGCCCGGCGCCGAGCCCGCGGGGATCTGCCTGGCCTGCAGCTACGAGTGCCACGGCACCCACCGCCTCTTCGAGCTCTACACCAAGAG gaatTTCCGCTGTGACTGTGGAAATAGCAAGTTCAAAAATCTGCAGTGCAAGTTACTCCCG GAAAAGGGCAAGGTGAATCCAGGAAATAAATATAATGACAATTTCTACGGATTGTACTGTACATGTAAAAGACCTTACCCTGATCCTGAAGATGAG ATTCCAGATGAGATGATTCAATGCATAGTTTGTGAAGACTGGTTCCATGGAAGG CATCTTGGTGCAGTTCCCCCTGAAAGTGGAGACTTCCATGAAATGGTGTGCCAGGCCTGCATGAAACGTTGCCATTTCCTGTGGGCTTATGCTCCACAATTAGCAG TTCCTCCTTTGACCAAAGCAAGCTCTCTTGAAGATGAAGGGATTGTCCTGAAGGTAGAGGAAAGtgaagagcagaagaaagaaataaaaaaagaaagtggagTGGAACACCATGAcacaaaggaggaaaagcagtcGGAACAATTTAATGAACCATCCACTAGCTCTGGGTCTGCCTGTCCTGAG GTAGTTACTAAGAGCGAGGAGCCAGTCTGCAAGCTGAAAGAGCTCCAAAGCAAGCCATTTGTAAAAAAAGACACTGCCACCTTTTGGCCATCGAACTGGAGGAGCAAATTATGCACTTGTGAAGACTGTTTG AAAATGTATTCAGACCTTGAAGTCCAGTTCCTGACAGACGAATGTGACACTGTCTTGGCCTATGAAAATAAGGGTACCAGTGACCAAGAGACAGAGAGGAGAGACCCTTTAATGGACACCCTTAACAGCATGAACAGAGTCCAGCAAGTGGAACTCATCTGTG AATACAACGATTTAAAGACAGAACTGACTGACTATCTCAGGAGGTTTGCGGATGAGGGAACG GTGGTTAAGAGAGAAGACATTCAGCACTTCTTTGAAGAGTTCCAGTCTCGGAAAAGGCGACGGACTAACAGGATGCAGTACTACTGTAGTTAG